The following coding sequences lie in one Alloacidobacterium dinghuense genomic window:
- the tssB gene encoding type VI secretion system contractile sheath small subunit, with the protein MAKESTQHKLDRVRSPRVHITYDVEIGDAIELKELPFVMGVLGDLTGQPEQPLAALKDRKFVEINPDNFDTVLKGMQPHLAYSVANKLSDDPNAGQIAVNLKFESLDDFSPENVAKQVGPLKELLDLRQRLSDLRGSLQGNDKLDEALFDAVSSTEKREKLRSELGTAGGEK; encoded by the coding sequence ATGGCTAAGGAAAGTACGCAGCATAAACTGGACCGCGTGCGTTCGCCGCGCGTGCACATCACCTACGATGTCGAGATCGGCGACGCGATTGAACTGAAAGAGCTGCCTTTTGTCATGGGTGTGCTCGGAGACCTCACCGGCCAGCCTGAACAACCGCTTGCCGCCTTGAAAGACCGCAAATTCGTAGAGATCAATCCTGACAACTTTGACACCGTCCTGAAGGGAATGCAGCCCCACCTCGCCTACTCAGTTGCCAACAAGCTGAGCGACGATCCGAATGCGGGCCAGATTGCCGTCAATCTGAAATTCGAAAGCCTCGATGACTTTTCGCCCGAGAACGTGGCGAAACAAGTTGGGCCGCTGAAAGAGCTGCTCGACCTGCGTCAGCGTCTGTCTGATCTGCGGGGTAGCCTGCAGGGCAACGACAAGCTCGATGAGGCGTTGTTTGATGCTGTTTCGAGCACGGAGAAGCGCGAGAAGCTTCGCAGCGAACTTGGTACCGCTGGGGGTGAGAAATGA